The window TCAGATTTAATGACAAGTTAACAGATTTTCAAAGTGAATGACTGCAATGTCACGTAAAATTTACCtttatttaaactcttcttttaaaataaatttttaaaaacgtTTGTTGTTTTAACTCATTTCGCGCTGGCCATCAGCCATgcataaaatattcataaaatacaaattacaaGCGTAATGTTGCAACAAAGATGTACATTAAACAGATCTGCTCGTATAACAAATTAAGATGGAGACACAGTACGTGTATTTATTTGGCAACCTAACTTCATCTTCTGCATTGCGTaattgattattattattgcgatggatgagagaaaaatacaagCGGAAATTAAACACACGAAAGATGTGCAAGCAAAACATCACAATCATATACACAATGAGTTTACAAACAAGTTGCTTCAATTTATGTgctttgatttttcaaaataacaAGAAGTTTTTACATGTAATAACATGAACACTTGTCACGTGATGTATCATTGCACGTGTTATAATATGGATGAATAACATGACTTATATTTCTCATTTTGGAGCAATCTTTCAATATATTGAGAACAAAGTCACATATTGTCATTATTTCACTTAAATTACGATGCATGATCTCGTTTCAAAAATCTCAcgtttgaaaaatctctccaaaataaccaaaagacttgaaatgaaaatttgaattgcATTCAAACTTACGCTTGTCAAGTTTGAATTCCTATAATCATAGTTCAAATTAATTTAGTGTACGTTATTCAATTTATCTTTCTTTCGTCAAAAGAAACTTTTAAAACTGCATGAAAAGAGTTTTTTTGAAACAGTATCTTCGTGGAATTGCCAAATATCCTTTAAAatgtagagaaaaaaaaataaagaaatatataatTGGGGGTCGAAAAAGTGATGAGTGTGGATCCACAAATATAAACGACGTCGTGATCACCAAATTCCTTCCCTTTCAAGTTTCAAGATTCTGTGGTTTCGATCCTTGCCAGATTTAcgggttttgtttttgtggatAAAAAACTTGTGTACTCaaatcttcttttctttttatttatttttaattttgatgaattttgatTATCCCCCTCTTCTTctcaaaaataatttctaatgaATGAGTTGAGTAGCAAATAAAAATGCACAACACTTCCAATCCAATTTTCTGAATAAAATTAGTGGTTAAGAGTTTTTCCATCAACTCACTATGTTTTGTATTGAggcatttttttctctttgtagTGTAACTTATGTATAACGATATATTTAGATTAAGATGTGAGAGTTTGAATTAAGTCACTCAATGAACATGCAATATAGTTTGATATTGAACTCGCCGTTAACGAGATTCAAACATAACCTCACATttagaagtgaagatgaatcTAAGTAGCCCATTATCGTACCTTAAAGTAGTAACATCTTatgtaatataaaaagtaacttgcgtataattttttatttatatgttactATATTTGAGTAATACTCTAAgttcaaatattttatttattaggaaaaatgtttaatttctttgattattatgtatttttgataaaaatgtttatatgttccaaaagcacttaaagtgcttcctgcaaTAAGCACTAGTTATGTGTTTTTTACAGGAATCAtttcaagtgcttttccagAATTCActtttgcatttttactaaggattatttccaaaaatattatcacaaaaaaacaatttcaatcattttaaaagtagttCCAAACGAGTTCTAACTAAGACTTAAAACTTGTTCTCAATGGTTCGTTTATGGTGTTTCTATTCTTAGTGCAATTTGAATCTAAACCActtatacttattttttattacgcTCTTACTTCGATCCACAATGATACTTTTTATGCAAAAAGAAAGATTAGACTTTGAAATAACTTTCAACATATAAATTtgtatttggtttgttttgacaTAACATGAAGCTATATGTACACTACTGTTCAATCGCTGACGAGTTAGTATTCTTTACTATTAGAATATAGACTTATGAATGCGTATTAGATATGTATGGATAAATAGTGTATTTTTctatgaatatgtagttttcaTCCACATAAGTTCACGCACTTATTCACACACATCAAAATCCATCTATCTGAATCCGATAAGCAAAGTGAAAAAGACccacttcaagtcttcaatctCAAGGCGGATTGTAATTTACTTGGacctaaaaaaaatttaattaaataaaaaatcctaattttaattatttacaaaaaaaaaaaaaatttgacgttGGACGGCGGCTGAGGTGGCGAAGTTGGTGCGGGGGCCGGTGAGGGGTGACATGGTAAACCAATATTGGACCATGTCGTCACACGCCTCCACAGCCGTCGATCGTCGACTCTTTATCTGATCCAAAGGCTCATAATTCTCCGAACTCATTTTCTCATTCGGACGGCACAGCACTTTGGCTGTTGTTTGTTTGTTCGAATTAAGCTTCCAAAGGAGGAAAGAAATAAACTCCAAAattgttaaaaattaaataaataaataaataaaaacgaaaGTCCAATATTTCAAGGGACTTCTCTCTAAGCCTTGAATCATTCAATTCACACGGGCCTttttgcctctctctctctctctcttctctctaaaaggaaaagccttcttttctttctctctctagagttTTAAAAGCTTCAACCTTTTGCTTCTGGGCattggaaggaagaagaagaaggagaacaAGGAGGAGAAGGAAATAGGTAAATTAGAACAAAGGAtaaccaattttatttttttaactccTATCTAAACTCTATGATTGTTGAATTGTATTGggttttcttcaactttttttttttaaattccatctGGGTTTTATCTCTGGTTATCGTTTCTGGTTTGGGTAGCTGCTGCGTTtgcttcttcatcatcatcttcttcctttttactccaaaatttttcattttttttaaaatatataatttctgGTGAGGAATTCTGAATTCTGATCATTTTTTTCAGCTGGGTTATCTTCCTTACCAATAAAAATAAGCACTTTTCAAGTCCAAAAGTGAAAATTTCTGTTGGGTTTGTTGGAATATATATGGAGGAGAAATGATGATAAACTTTCTCCTCCCTTTTActggtttttattttctaaaatattcagctttttcctctcttttttcaAGTCCTGAAAACACGGGGAGGGAGTCTTTGATCAAAATAGAAAATAGGATCATTGTGTGGAGaataattcaagaaaaaaagggGTTTGTGGCCACTTTTTTGGGATGATATTATGGGGCATGTGGCCATCTGGAGTCCTTTTTTTACTCcttgcttttcttcctttttatgTTTTGACACAATCAGAattctgggtttttgggttctCTTTCacaggaaaacaaaaaatattgggTTTCTCTTTGTATCATCAATGACATAGCTAATCCCAACAGAGGTCTTAATTTGCTTATTGTTGCTTTTTAATGCTTAATCCTGCGTGTTTGGGCTTCTAATCATCTGTTTTGGTGCATGttatatgtattttctttgtCTAATTATTATTCTGTTCTCTGCATATAAATCATAGTTGTTTCGATGTTTCATGTATTGCTAGTGCTCTGAGTTCTGGAATTGTTGTGATGTAGTTTGGAGTTAGGATACAAAATTGTTGATAATGGTCATGACGTTTATGCATTTTTATAGAGTAGACATGAGTACAGATAATGAATTCCAAAATAGTTTGTCGAGGACAGTTTAATTCGTGTATGATGGAATAATCAACGAAACGGTTATGGTAAAGTAAGAAAATTCTCTTATAATGTCAATGACATCTCAGCCGCTGTCGAATTTTTAAAGGTGAAAGAAAGGCTTATCCTTTATAGTAGAATAAGGATTCCATGCCTCTGACTAGGAAACTTGTTTGTGGGGACTATTACTTCCAGCAGAGGAAATGCATCAGTATTTCTGGCCTCCAGCTTACTTTGTCATCAAAAGATCTGGAAATTTAAACTTTAATGAGATAGTTGAAGTTAGAACCTTAATCAGATTCCAAGTTTTGGAGCCACGAAGGTTCGTTGGATTCTTCGGAACTTTTTGGTTTACATTGGATTCTTGTTACTTTCCGCAACGAATGAGCGACTCATTTCTCCGTTAACATTTTTGTGTGTAGTTTTGCCTACATATGTGACATAGTATTTGTATATGTAACATATGAaacatattttgttttgtttataccTGTCCATTACAgttttattatgattattagTTTTGAAATGTCTGCaattttgtttccttgtttttcccCCTACCAAAAAAATTGCCAATTTTGAGCACCAAAGTTTCTTTGACTACCATATGATACTTCACCATCTAGATCTAGATTGTCTATCACTAACATTCTTCATGGAACTTGGAAATTGATGTAATTTTACTTGTAAAATGGCATCAATgatcataaatttttttgttactgTTGTTACAGAATTGAAACATACGACCAACATACATGGATGAGTTTTCGGGTAAAAGAGCTGAGAATGGGCTCATCTCTAAAAAGGGATCTGGTCTTGTTTTGAGGGAAACCCCCAATAGAGACCGCAATGCTCAGCTCTGTAGCCGACTGGGATGCAGTGGAAGATTGAACTCTGTGAAAAGTGCTCAAGTTGAAAAGGCCAAACCTTCAAGGCCAACATTTCGCTCTTCGTCAAGTGGGAAAGAGATAATTGGAAGTTCCTCGAGGTCTTGTGTTGGTGTTGGCAACACAAGAAACTCCATTGCAGAACCTTATAAAAAGCTATCTTCTAATTTGGATACTGATTCATCTGAAACCAGTAGTGTTCAGGATGATCCAGAAGTTTCAGAAATCGCTCCGCCACCGGGAAAAATTCAAAGAGGGTTGCACCTTGAATCTAAAAATTCTGTGTCTAGTGAAATCACCTTGATGGAAGTTGGAAGCTCCGGTGTAGCATCAAATACAAGGCCTCGAAGGAGTTTTAATCAGAGATCTGGATTGCGCAGCCCAGATTCCATAGTGGGTTCCAGTGTTTCTACGGGACCTAAAAGCACCATCCAGACACGGGCTAGCACTGCCAGGAATGGTTTAAGAAGTCTAAGATGCAGTTCAGTATCTGACGTTGTCCCATCCAGTTGTTCATCATCAGATTCAAACCTTGGTCGGAGAGAGACCATAAAGAAAAGAACTTCCGAAGGAGAAAGTAGTTCTGCTGctaaggggaagaagatgaatggGTCATCGTCAGCACAAAATTCCAATTCTAGCCATGGCATCTCAATTTCTGATTCAAGAGGAGCTAGAAATATGCCTTCTAACAGGGATAACAATGGTGTTGCATCAGTTAGGACTCGGAGAACTGTCACTGGTCACTCGAGGGGAAGGCTGCTTCCTCATCAAGGAAGTGGAAACAACTCGTCATCCAATGGATTCTCTGCAGTTGGCCCACATACATCTCAACCTGAAATGTCTATCAACTCAAATGCTTCTACTTCATCACAACAGTTATCTGCTGAAGTTCCTTTAATTCGGCAGAATTCTTATAGCCGGCCAGGTAGTAGCAGTGGTACTTTACATGGCATTCTGCGAGCTGGTGCTTCAGATGTTGGGTTTTCCCGCTCTCTAATGAATCAGGATGGACTGCGACGCTACAACATGGATGGGATAGCGGAGGTATTATATGAAATTTTGATGAACATTTTTGTGGTCTTACAATGTGTTGCCTTGTATAGGAAGGAGCACTAAAGAATTTACGTAGTTGTGCCTTCATTTCTTAATCTGTTTATTTCAAACAATTGTGCAGGTATTGCTAGCACTCGAGAGAATTGAACACGATGAAGAGCTATCATTTGAGGTAGTTATTAACTTATTGTAGATTTTTGTGTTCGCATGattgaatttttgttctttaactGATCTTTTTTCATATTTCAGCAAATACTTGTTCTCGAGACCAATTTGTTCCTGAATAGCCTAAACATCTACGATCATCACAGAGACATGAGATTGGATATCGACAACATGACATATGAGGTTTGCTATTGTTGTGCACTGCGATTCATTTCACAGAGAAATAATCCGTAGTATGTCTCATTGTTCATTTATGTTTGAATAATATTCTGACCTGGTCAGGGTGCATCTGAACCTTTTGTTATGATCAGTTCCTCTGTAATGAATCAATTCGAATAATCAACTAATGCTCGGTTTAAAATACTATAATAGGCGTAACTTTTTTATCTTGATCTGTTTCATATACGGTATTCACCTACTTGGATGTCAGGAATTATTAGCTCTAGAAGAGAGGATGGGTACTGTCAGCACAGCATTGCCAGAAGAAGCATTGTCCGATTGCCTTAAGAAAAGTATCTATCAGTCCACACCCCAAGAAGATGCATCCGTAAGCTGCGATGGGAAGGAGGATGTCAAATGCAGTATCTGCCAGGTCCTTTTCCAATAGTTctgatctttttttcttttaaaaccaAGTGTAATTATGTAGCAGCACCTCTAAGTTTAAGAAAATTGGGCACCTGATGATTATTTAATGCTATCATAGAGGGGTTGCCTCCCGAAGTTTTCACCCTGAACCTACACTGGTGCAAGGCAGTTCCTCGCATAAGTTAGAAATGCTTCCAAATATTGTTTAACATGTCATAAAATTCAGTGTGGATCTAATCAGATATAGTTTAGATTTGTTTCGGGTTGTACTAGTTGAATTTAATTCTCTATATATAGAGTAATACTTATCAGTCTATCTTTTCATAGGAAGAGTATGTGGCTGAAGATGAAGTTGGAAGATTGCGCTGCGAGCATAGCTTTCACATTGTATGCGTAAACCAGTGGCTGCGGCTTAAGAATTGGTGCCCAATATGCAAGGCAGCGGCAGCACCAGCAACAGCACCCTCGCCTTCGCCACCCTCCACATAATTAAGTCATTAAATCATTTGGAGGAAAGACTTCCTCATTGTATCTTTCTTCTTTATAAAGTTTACCCTTTCCATGTACATATTGATTCTCTTCCGTCTCGTCTCATTCAACTAATAAATCCAAGCTGTCGGGCTTACAGCCGGAATCCGCATTCACTTGTGGAACTGTGAATACATACAATTATACAAAGTGGTGCTGTTTCTTCAAACGTGTTTCTTTTTCGGTTTTCAGTTTAGAAGGCATCGTTTTGATGCTCAAGATGTCGGGTTTTAGTTATCCCAACCATTTTTGGCAATTATCGTTGTAGACTTCTCCATAATCTACAACAGAGCTGATTTTTTCAGTACAGTTTGATAATTTACCATTCGTTTTTCAAACTTCATTCTACTAAACCGATGGGTATTATCGGATGAGATGGCTGCCGTCTGTTAGTCATGGCATTCGAATGTCACCGGAATCTGATTTTGGACAAATTTTGAAAAGGGGTTGTAAAGTGACTGAAAATTCCGATTCGAGTAAGTAATTTGATGAGATTGTCCGACAGAACAATTTTGATGCGGTCATGTGCTTGTTCAAGTGACATGGGAAAAAGTTAGATCCTACGATTCGGTCTCCATCAGGCAACTTTGGTACCGCCCAGAAAGGTCACATGTAAGGCCAACATTTGATCTTCCAAACTACAAGAGATGCCAACGGTTATCTGGTCCTCCACTGTACTTGTGCGTTTGTATGTTCAATCACATGCTCATGAGCTTGTCCTTTTAAGCGGCTCATATCCACCTGTTCCGTTGTCTCGAATTCTTGAGTACGCGTCCAATAGTAGAACTTGAAAGTACATTATACTTTagaattttcgaatttttaccCTGAGACCCACATAAGTAACTTGTAaccaataaataaaaaggaaaagaaaactcAATTCGCAGTTGTATACTCTTAAGTCTCTTTCATCTCATGGTCAGTCAAGTGGGGATTTTCTACGATGCTCCGGAGTATTATATACTTTGGATTTTTAACTGTTAGATCTtcatttaaaaacacaaaaactaaaatctaaCAGTTCAAAAAACTCGAAGTGTCCATTTCTCCGGAGCACCTTATACTATTTATAGTCATGTGACGAGAGAAACAAAGAGATCGTGCGACACACGATACATAAGAGAAAGCAACATAAGAAGAATAATGCAAATATGGTGCAAAACCAGGAAACATCCCAAAAGTCGAAAGCAGTTTGCAAAATCCTGCGATGCTATTTCAGGAAAATATCCAGAGCCCTTTTATCCACTGTGGAACTGCAATAACTGAGGGGTTTCCATAAGCTTCTACTTTCTCAGGTAAACATGGGTGTCGTCAAATGAAGCCACATGTATCTCAGACTGGTCTTTTTCTTTCCACTGCAAACCTAACAGCAGCAGGGACGTAAGTCCTAGGATGTGCCGGGACCCATCAAAAACAACCAATGACAACAGTTCCAAAGACAAGTGAAACCTATGAAAAATGATCCCAACAGCCACATCAAATATGTTGaagaaaccctttttttttttcttttttttttttcctgaaattCTACTTTTGCTTCATTGTTTGTAACAGAAAAGTGAAAACGGTTCAACCGTCAAGTCATTGGTCAAAAATACAATAACCAAGATTTAATGGTTAATACCAAGGTTGTGCTACTTATGAATCTGAAGCTTCCCAGAAATTGCAGAACAATGAAGATGCAGAAAACTATGCCTCAAACGTCCTGTTATTGGTCAGTAAGTTTTATTACAAGATGATTACAAAGTTTTATTACAAGATGATTACAGAAAACAATAGATGCAAatgaaataaaagataaaaatggaaataacaaaattaatttacagcGATCGATCAGAATTACCACGAGAAATTAACACAAAAAGAATGATCGAAGTTGAAGCTTGAAAAAGAAGAGTAGGAGAAAAGAAGACAGAAACAGTGCGTGTTGATAAGCAAGGATTACAGATGAAATGGAAATGAAAGAGAACGCATGGGACATATGTAAACATGTTTCGTTTCATCAGCAGGAAATATAAAACAGCTTactaattaaaatcaaattgacagtaattaagatttaaaaatgtgaatgattgtgtttctgtGTGCACCTGCAGAAATATATCCACAACTATTTTGCTTGATCAAAGGTTAAATATACATTCACAGATGTCAACCGGAACACATGAGCAGTGAACGATAATTTGGCAGTTAAATATTTTGAGTGTCATTTATGAACACGGAAGTTAAACTAATGCCGTCAAGGACAGCTCAATTGATGTCGATGTGTTATTGATATTGAAATTTAAATCAATCTAAGATTCTAAAATACATACAGAGCATACTGCAGCTCTTACACAAGCAATTGTACCTCTCACCGAGCTACAGAACACAGTCCCTGcaaaattttcttatatttcTTCCATTGGCTGCAATTACACGAAAGCGTGCGATCTGGAGCGGCAGCAAATACAGCAGCATCTATGTTAAACATACAACAGAACAACCAAACATGGGGATTCAGTTTGAAAACACCCCTGAATGGCTGCAGTTAGATAATTCTGGATGGATCCTGGCTCAGTGGCAAGAAATTACAGACATTTGATGCTCAAACAGATGATTTCACCGTGCAATACCCGGAACTTTACCCACTCAGGAACCATCTGGTGCATCCTGGCAATGggattataattatttgaacCAATGATCTCCAACAACTGGTGTTCTCAGGACCTTTGAACCAGAACGGACCGACCCAAAGTTGTGTTTGGGATGAACTTATCGTCATAAGGATCTTTCATTCCTCAAATGCTTGCATACAAATCTTCTCCAGCAGCAATGGCCAATCCTCTCCAAGTTGCTGTGGATTTAGCTCCATTGCAACCTTAAAATCAAGCAAAGATATTGAGCACCGAGATCTTTGCTCTTCCACGGGCCCACTGCTGCTCTGCAtatgcatgtgattgcttggCCACATGCCATTGATAATCTTTCCTTgaatctgctgctgctgctttggTGCAGCATTCTTTTTTGGCTCTGATGTAGACCTTCCTCCCACCAACTCAACGCAGGATCTAATCAATCGCTTTAAGTACACATCCAACACATTATTCAGCATATTGGCACATTCTGTAGAAACACCTCCAAGACCCTGTGCTGCAGCAATCTGCTCCATGCGTCTTCTAAGTGTCTCCGTATTGGACAATCCCCCACTGTCATAATAACTAACAAAATCACAGCTGCTCCCAACCGGAAAAGCTTTGCGGGCCCCACCTACGCTGGCTGGGTAGAGTGGGATCCCCAGTGGCGCAAGTAGAGGACTTCTTGAGAAACTCATGCAGTTTGATTGTTCTCCCTCTTCCTCTTGATCAATAACAGCTAAGTCAGTCTGGTCTTTGCTGTGTATCCGCAGTTTTTCTATGGGCCGCCGAACTGCACCATCTCTTTCACTGCCAGGTAGCTCAGCAACTGGTTGGAAACGTTGCATTGGTCTCTGATAATCAAATGCATGCACATCCCCGTTTTCGACAATAAACTTACCGCCATTATCATCGGCACCAGTCGGATGAAGTGATACAGTATCTACCTTCCCATTTGGTCCAAGTGGGCTTGGCCTATCCCTTAGCTTCCATTCGCGTATCCCAGACCTACCCTTTCGTGGGGACACTGGCAACGCCCCATTCGACCAAGTGGGtacattttgattttgatgCGAAAAGAGGCTTTGTTCCTGCCCATCTTCTCTACTTGGAGAACTGTTTGCAGCTTGTATCCCAGGTTTCGCAGGAACTGGTGAATGGACTGGTGGTGGGGTCTCGGCTTGGCATGCATTCTTCAAGACTGACTGTATGAAATGATTGTGCAGTGGCAAGTTCTCAATCCCGAGCACCCGGTGACACAACTTGTCAAATTCTTTCTTGCTCAGCTTCTGACTCAACAACCTGTTCAAGTAATAAAAATACCGCTTTGACCTCTCGGCCCCAATCCTTTTCACTATCTGTGCTTTCAGATCACCCAAATCAATTCTAGAGAACTGCTGAGGTTGCATTTCTCAAGAAACAGATTCATACACCATCCACAAGAAACAACTAATCCCCCCGAAACCGCACCAGAAGCCAAAATTACCGTTATTACTGTTTCCAGAAAACCCAGAATTTGCACTCCTCCATATCCTTCATTGCAAATCAATCCTCAAAACTCTGCATATCCCCACAAACAGAGGCAAACCATCtaccatataaaaaaaaacccagaacccCCAATCTCGAACCGGACTTCGGTTAACCCTGTATCCAAAAGACCCAAAATTGCCCCACCCACGAGCCATACAATGCAAACCCAAATCCCATCTTCTCAATCCCAAAACCCTAGAGATCAACCCAAGTAACAAAGCTAGCTAAATCCCAACAAAACTATACACAATCAagcttaattaataaaaataaccattacaaataaaaaaccctAACTTGGAATCACCAAAAATTCGGGTTCGAACTCCTCGCAAACTTGAATTACACCACCCCGCCAATCCGAACCCAGAATTTAATTTCCCCCAATTCGCAAGCTTTCAACTTCAAGACGCGAAATTTGAAGTCGGGGGAGCGAGATCAGTGACTTCGGCGTATTGAAGTGAAGAAACAGAGCTCGAATTGCAGGAAAATCGAATTCGAACAAAAGGAGAAAGCGCAATGAAGCgccaaaataaaaaacagacaAATCAAATAGTGAAAAGCTGGAAGAGTGTTTGTGAGCGAGGGGTTTTGGGAGATTGATTGAACTCTGACCTTATCGAGCTTCGACGAATTGCAGAGAAAAATCGAACCTCAGTAACTTCGGAACTTTGCCTTTCGCTTTCTATCTCTCTtgggcttttttatttttgaaatttcttcactgcttttttttttttgtattttttttgtatttttttggtGTTTGCTGATTTATATTCGAACTTCCGCTCTGTGTAGCTCGATCGCTTCTGCTgatactctctctctttctctctttccttcttttgattttctctctcttccttctcttctttctcggtgttgttttcttctcatttctggatttttagttttatttaaaaaaaaataattgccATATTTGTTGTGTTTTAGGAGGttttattacattaaatttgaaatcttattttttaagaattaaGTCTATGGAGTGGTTGTCACATTCTGGTCCGGCCCTTACCACATTCCGAGCTCGACTCcatcatagcacgatattgttcgttttgggcctcgaccatgccctcacggttttgtttatgggaactcacacgagcagaacttcctagtgggtcacccatcatgggaatgctctcgcacgaactcgcttaacttcagagttcctactgATCCACTTTGGGTCCCAATCACGCCCTCATcgtttttgtttctggaaacacACGCAAGCAGAACtttctagtgggtcacccatcctgggaatgctcttgcgcgaacttgcttaacttttgagttcctacgggaatccgaagccagtgagctcccaaaaggcctcgtgctaggtagagatgagaatatacatataaggcttacatgatccacttccATGGCcgatgtaggatgttacaatGGTAAATTGCTTTGGTGGC of the Pyrus communis chromosome 1, drPyrComm1.1, whole genome shotgun sequence genome contains:
- the LOC137744992 gene encoding uncharacterized protein; translated protein: MQPQQFSRIDLGDLKAQIVKRIGAERSKRYFYYLNRLLSQKLSKKEFDKLCHRVLGIENLPLHNHFIQSVLKNACQAETPPPVHSPVPAKPGIQAANSSPSREDGQEQSLFSHQNQNVPTWSNGALPVSPRKGRSGIREWKLRDRPSPLGPNGKVDTVSLHPTGADDNGGKFIVENGDVHAFDYQRPMQRFQPVAELPGSERDGAVRRPIEKLRIHSKDQTDLAVIDQEEEGEQSNCMSFSRSPLLAPLGIPLYPASVGGARKAFPVGSSCDFVSYYDSGGLSNTETLRRRMEQIAAAQGLGGVSTECANMLNNVLDVYLKRLIRSCVELVGGRSTSEPKKNAAPKQQQQIQGKIINGMWPSNHMHMQSSSGPVEEQRSRCSISLLDFKVAMELNPQQLGEDWPLLLEKICMQAFEE
- the LOC137741572 gene encoding E3 ubiquitin-protein ligase MBR2-like produces the protein MDEFSGKRAENGLISKKGSGLVLRETPNRDRNAQLCSRLGCSGRLNSVKSAQVEKAKPSRPTFRSSSSGKEIIGSSSRSCVGVGNTRNSIAEPYKKLSSNLDTDSSETSSVQDDPEVSEIAPPPGKIQRGLHLESKNSVSSEITLMEVGSSGVASNTRPRRSFNQRSGLRSPDSIVGSSVSTGPKSTIQTRASTARNGLRSLRCSSVSDVVPSSCSSSDSNLGRRETIKKRTSEGESSSAAKGKKMNGSSSAQNSNSSHGISISDSRGARNMPSNRDNNGVASVRTRRTVTGHSRGRLLPHQGSGNNSSSNGFSAVGPHTSQPEMSINSNASTSSQQLSAEVPLIRQNSYSRPGSSSGTLHGILRAGASDVGFSRSLMNQDGLRRYNMDGIAEVLLALERIEHDEELSFEQILVLETNLFLNSLNIYDHHRDMRLDIDNMTYEELLALEERMGTVSTALPEEALSDCLKKSIYQSTPQEDASVSCDGKEDVKCSICQEEYVAEDEVGRLRCEHSFHIVCVNQWLRLKNWCPICKAAAAPATAPSPSPPST